The proteins below are encoded in one region of Solenopsis invicta isolate M01_SB chromosome 8, UNIL_Sinv_3.0, whole genome shotgun sequence:
- the LOC105204487 gene encoding uncharacterized protein LOC105204487, producing MHKLPAETSIFSAEAWALLEAIGIIEKLYWINSVIFTDSLNKLNFNLTLCWVPAHKRIPGNENADQAAKIATRQGFIPPFRIPYADYFAEVNCTTTNKFRAYLEEAAQVNGIQHASLY from the exons ATGCATAAACTTCCAGCAGAAACATCCATCTTCTCTGCCGAAGCTTGGGCGTTGCTTGAAGCCATAGGAATCATCGAGAAACTCTACTGGATCAATTCCGTCATTTTCACCGACTCATTAA ATAAATTAAACTTCAACCTGACACTATGCTGGGTCCCGGCACACAAGAGAATTCCTGGAAATGAAAACGCGGACCAAGCTGCCAAAATCGCGACCCGTCAAGGATTCATTCCCCCGTTCCGCATTCCATACGCGGATTATTTTGCTGAAGTTAACTGTACTACTACTAATAAATTCAGAGCTTATCTGGAAGAAGCGGCACAAGTTAATGGCATCCAACATGCTTCCTTATACTAA
- the LOC105198841 gene encoding DCN1-like protein 5, protein MPRSKRRGPSSTNHSHTPIDMSVSGAHEDSLPRHPSKRLRHTSSARRYTKSDDVSNASTFSQKRCVTWFREYTTPDDTDTLGPEGMEKFCEDIGVEPENVVMLVLAYRMNARQMGFFTLSEWLRGFTELQCDSISKIQQKLEYLRNQLNDPYIFKGIYRYAYDFARDKDQRSMDMETARVMLQLLLGKHWPLFSQFAQFLDQSKYKVINKDQWCNILEFSRTINHDLSNYDLDGAWPVMLDEFVEWLKIQRGEGSSSTEVRGS, encoded by the exons ATGCCACGTAGCAAGCGAAGAGGGCCCTCCAGCACAAATCACAGTCATACTCCCATTGATATGTCAGTGTCTGGTGCACATGAAGACAGTTTACCTAGGCATCCTTCAAAACGGTTAAGACATACCTCTAG TGCCAGACGATACACAAAATCTGATGATGTATCCAATGCTTCAACGTTCTCCCAAAAACGCTGTGTCACTTGGTTCAGAGAATACACTACACCAGATGATACAGACACTCTCGGACCCGAAGGAATGGAAAAGTTTTGTGAGGATATCGGCGTAGAACCTGAAAATGTGGTGATGCTTGTTCTCGCGTACAGGATGAACGCTCGCCAAATGGGGTTCTTCACACTGAGTGAATGGCTCAGAGGCTTTACGGAGCTTCAGTGCGACTCGATTAGTAAAATACAACAGAAGCTCGAGTACCTAAGAAATCAATTAAATGACCCATACATATTTAAGGGGATCTACAGATATGCTTACGATTTTGCAAGA GACAAAGATCAACGTAGTATGGATATGGAAACGGCAAGAGTAATGTTACAACTGCTTTTGGGAAAACATTGGCCACTATTTTCACAGTTTGCTCAGTTCCTAgatcaatcaaagtacaaagTGATCAATAAAGATCAATGGTGCAACATATTAGAATTTTCACGTACAATCAATCATGACTTATCTAATTATGATTTAGACGGAGCGT gGCCAGTAATGCTTGACGAATTTGTTGAGTGGTTAAAAATTCAACGAGGCGAAGGATCGTCATCAACAGAAGTTAGAGGCAGCTGA
- the LOC120358427 gene encoding uncharacterized protein LOC120358427 isoform X3, translating into MASMDYNNKLKNDKDQLQQNHEEHTEVSIPSILTSITTTFQSTDQVGEITEDYENFISTSAVLHYCKHKILRPYLRLLGVMGLRPTSSDDSDHFLRCSILANFHTVQVTIFICIGYILQYMACFRRDRGFCYKVLIVGQNELEVDAEQTQSPSCYGNVIFSYLIPSVLHLVAYLYTIYLFRVKENEQLQNLMERAFLLSSNPINRGNQKRLVHILWLFIALSIVWMIMALITVNIQMAERSIVFQWVENSPYQVKITLKIFLIVCTLWHDMVQGTIITSYCLQGQLLMSHLYFLRGKLLQHVLLPIDWMRAARLTNACSMIRAVGHEIRIRPFVYQATPGEDLDSILLYTSSLKMCARLFRIPIKGRYLCLLLTISSISVLSLGQCQFFS; encoded by the exons ATGGCGTCG atggattataataataagttaaaaaatgataaagatcAACTTCAACAGAATCATGAAGAACATACAGAAGTCTCCATTCCATCCATATTAACAAGTATAACAACAACTTTTCAAAGTACTGAT CAAGTGGGTGAGATCACGGAAGACTATGAGAATTTCATTAGTACATCAGCTGTACTTCATTATTGTAAGCATAAAATACTGAGGCCTTACTTGAGGTTGTTAGGAGTGATGGGATTGAGACCAACTAGCAGTGATGACTCTGATCATTTTTTACGATGTTCGATTTTAGCAAATTTTCATACTGTTCAAGttactatatttatatgtattggatacattttacaatatatggcttgtttcag AAGAGACCGAGGATTctgttataaagtattaatCGTGGGACAAAACGAACTGGAAGTCGACGCGGAACAGACGCAGTCACCGTCTTGCTACGGAAACGTGATATTCAGCTATTTAATTCCGAGTGTATTACATTTAGTAGCGTATTTATACACGATATACCTGTTTCGTGTCAAGGAGAATGAGCAGCTGCAGAATCTGATGGAGAGAGCATTTCTACTCTCCTCGAATCCAATAAATCGTGGCAATCAAAAGCGCCTCGTGCATATATTGTGGCTGTTTATAGCATTGAGCATAGTATGGATGATCATGGCATTAATCACAGTGAATATTCAAATGGCCGAAAGAAGCATAGTATTTCAATGGGTGGAAAATAG TCCATATCAGGTGAAGATAACGTTGAAAATATTCCTAATTGTTTGTACCTTGTGGCACGACATGGTTCAAGGCACCATTATAACAAGCTACTGCCTGCAAGGGCAGTTATTGATGTCACACCTTTACTTTCTACGCGGAAAATTGCTCCAACATGTTCTACTGCCTATCGACTGGATGAGG GCTGCTCGCTTAACGAATGCTTGCTCCATGATCCGAGCTGTAGGGCATGAAATACGTATACGACCGTTTGTGTATCAAGCTACTCCAGGCGAGGACCTCGATAGTATACTCTTGTACACGTCTTCGTTGAAAATGTGCGCTAGACTGTTCAGAATTCCTATCAAGGGTAGATATTTATGTCTTCTGCTAACTATTAGTAGTATTTCTGTTCTTTCTCTAGGACAATgtcaatttttctcataa
- the LOC120358427 gene encoding uncharacterized protein LOC120358427 isoform X2 — MASMDYNNKLKNDKDQLQQNHEEHTEVSIPSILTSITTTFQSTDQVGEITEDYENFISTSAVLHYSNFHTVQVTIFICIGYILQYMACFRRDRGFCYKVLIVGQNELEVDAEQTQSPSCYGNVIFSYLIPSVLHLVAYLYTIYLFRVKENEQLQNLMERAFLLSSNPINRGNQKRLVHILWLFIALSIVWMIMALITVNIQMAERSIVFQWVENSPYQVKITLKIFLIVCTLWHDMVQGTIITSYCLQGQLLMSHLYFLRGKLLQHVLLPIDWMRDINEFKKLLKYFNDELGPAVCIYTIVNLSWATAGIVWLFQYYINDMNNNPVIYPVTYVNVMNVVLWILISIAPFIQAARLTNACSMIRAVGHEIRIRPFVYQATPGEDLDSILLYTSSLKMCARLFRIPIKGRYLCLLLTISSISVLSLGQCQFFS, encoded by the exons ATGGCGTCG atggattataataataagttaaaaaatgataaagatcAACTTCAACAGAATCATGAAGAACATACAGAAGTCTCCATTCCATCCATATTAACAAGTATAACAACAACTTTTCAAAGTACTGAT CAAGTGGGTGAGATCACGGAAGACTATGAGAATTTCATTAGTACATCAGCTGTACTTCATTATT CAAATTTTCATACTGTTCAAGttactatatttatatgtattggatacattttacaatatatggcttgtttcag AAGAGACCGAGGATTctgttataaagtattaatCGTGGGACAAAACGAACTGGAAGTCGACGCGGAACAGACGCAGTCACCGTCTTGCTACGGAAACGTGATATTCAGCTATTTAATTCCGAGTGTATTACATTTAGTAGCGTATTTATACACGATATACCTGTTTCGTGTCAAGGAGAATGAGCAGCTGCAGAATCTGATGGAGAGAGCATTTCTACTCTCCTCGAATCCAATAAATCGTGGCAATCAAAAGCGCCTCGTGCATATATTGTGGCTGTTTATAGCATTGAGCATAGTATGGATGATCATGGCATTAATCACAGTGAATATTCAAATGGCCGAAAGAAGCATAGTATTTCAATGGGTGGAAAATAG TCCATATCAGGTGAAGATAACGTTGAAAATATTCCTAATTGTTTGTACCTTGTGGCACGACATGGTTCAAGGCACCATTATAACAAGCTACTGCCTGCAAGGGCAGTTATTGATGTCACACCTTTACTTTCTACGCGGAAAATTGCTCCAACATGTTCTACTGCCTATCGACTGGATGAGG GACATCAATGAATTCAAGAAACTGTTGAAATACTTCAATGATGAATTAGGTCCGGCTGTTTGCATTTACACTATAGTTAATTTGTCATGGGCAACTGCGGGTATCGTATGGTTGTTTCAATATTATATCAACGACATGAACAACAATCCTGTTATATATCCTGTTACATATGTTAATGTAATGAATGTTGTATTATGGATTTTGATTTCGATTGCTCCATTTATACAG GCTGCTCGCTTAACGAATGCTTGCTCCATGATCCGAGCTGTAGGGCATGAAATACGTATACGACCGTTTGTGTATCAAGCTACTCCAGGCGAGGACCTCGATAGTATACTCTTGTACACGTCTTCGTTGAAAATGTGCGCTAGACTGTTCAGAATTCCTATCAAGGGTAGATATTTATGTCTTCTGCTAACTATTAGTAGTATTTCTGTTCTTTCTCTAGGACAATgtcaatttttctcataa
- the LOC120358427 gene encoding uncharacterized protein LOC120358427 isoform X1 yields the protein MASMDYNNKLKNDKDQLQQNHEEHTEVSIPSILTSITTTFQSTDQVGEITEDYENFISTSAVLHYCKHKILRPYLRLLGVMGLRPTSSDDSDHFLRCSILANFHTVQVTIFICIGYILQYMACFRRDRGFCYKVLIVGQNELEVDAEQTQSPSCYGNVIFSYLIPSVLHLVAYLYTIYLFRVKENEQLQNLMERAFLLSSNPINRGNQKRLVHILWLFIALSIVWMIMALITVNIQMAERSIVFQWVENSPYQVKITLKIFLIVCTLWHDMVQGTIITSYCLQGQLLMSHLYFLRGKLLQHVLLPIDWMRDINEFKKLLKYFNDELGPAVCIYTIVNLSWATAGIVWLFQYYINDMNNNPVIYPVTYVNVMNVVLWILISIAPFIQAARLTNACSMIRAVGHEIRIRPFVYQATPGEDLDSILLYTSSLKMCARLFRIPIKGRYLCLLLTISSISVLSLGQCQFFS from the exons ATGGCGTCG atggattataataataagttaaaaaatgataaagatcAACTTCAACAGAATCATGAAGAACATACAGAAGTCTCCATTCCATCCATATTAACAAGTATAACAACAACTTTTCAAAGTACTGAT CAAGTGGGTGAGATCACGGAAGACTATGAGAATTTCATTAGTACATCAGCTGTACTTCATTATTGTAAGCATAAAATACTGAGGCCTTACTTGAGGTTGTTAGGAGTGATGGGATTGAGACCAACTAGCAGTGATGACTCTGATCATTTTTTACGATGTTCGATTTTAGCAAATTTTCATACTGTTCAAGttactatatttatatgtattggatacattttacaatatatggcttgtttcag AAGAGACCGAGGATTctgttataaagtattaatCGTGGGACAAAACGAACTGGAAGTCGACGCGGAACAGACGCAGTCACCGTCTTGCTACGGAAACGTGATATTCAGCTATTTAATTCCGAGTGTATTACATTTAGTAGCGTATTTATACACGATATACCTGTTTCGTGTCAAGGAGAATGAGCAGCTGCAGAATCTGATGGAGAGAGCATTTCTACTCTCCTCGAATCCAATAAATCGTGGCAATCAAAAGCGCCTCGTGCATATATTGTGGCTGTTTATAGCATTGAGCATAGTATGGATGATCATGGCATTAATCACAGTGAATATTCAAATGGCCGAAAGAAGCATAGTATTTCAATGGGTGGAAAATAG TCCATATCAGGTGAAGATAACGTTGAAAATATTCCTAATTGTTTGTACCTTGTGGCACGACATGGTTCAAGGCACCATTATAACAAGCTACTGCCTGCAAGGGCAGTTATTGATGTCACACCTTTACTTTCTACGCGGAAAATTGCTCCAACATGTTCTACTGCCTATCGACTGGATGAGG GACATCAATGAATTCAAGAAACTGTTGAAATACTTCAATGATGAATTAGGTCCGGCTGTTTGCATTTACACTATAGTTAATTTGTCATGGGCAACTGCGGGTATCGTATGGTTGTTTCAATATTATATCAACGACATGAACAACAATCCTGTTATATATCCTGTTACATATGTTAATGTAATGAATGTTGTATTATGGATTTTGATTTCGATTGCTCCATTTATACAG GCTGCTCGCTTAACGAATGCTTGCTCCATGATCCGAGCTGTAGGGCATGAAATACGTATACGACCGTTTGTGTATCAAGCTACTCCAGGCGAGGACCTCGATAGTATACTCTTGTACACGTCTTCGTTGAAAATGTGCGCTAGACTGTTCAGAATTCCTATCAAGGGTAGATATTTATGTCTTCTGCTAACTATTAGTAGTATTTCTGTTCTTTCTCTAGGACAATgtcaatttttctcataa